Sequence from the Suncus etruscus isolate mSunEtr1 chromosome 1, mSunEtr1.pri.cur, whole genome shotgun sequence genome:
CAGAGAGGGGgtttgggaagggaagggaaagagtgACCAGAGGGATATCAATAGAGACAGTTACGAGGGATGCTGAGGAAACAGGGACACTAGGATTATTCTAAGAAGCCTGCTCTGGGGGAGcacagaaaatgagaaagaaaatggctGAGATGAGACAGCAAGTCTGGAGGGGCTTGTGGGAGGCTCAGAGTAGAGCACAGGCAGCCATGGTGGAGCGCAGAGCTCTGGTATCCCTGGCTTTTTGGGAGGAAGGATtcggccacacccactgatgctcagaagCTCGTGGCCTGGGGGTTGTTCTGAGAGGTGCTCAAGGGAGCACATGATATAGGGGATCACACCAGGCTGCAGGTGAAGTCTGAATCCTCACCCTGCTTTCTCCAGtgctgagtcttttttttttttttggtttttgggccacactcagtggtgctcattcctgggggtgctcaggggaccatttgagggggcaaagccaggtcagctgcatgtgaggtaAGCACTGGCCCATTCTACCAATGCTCTGACCCCGAAAGTGTTAAGTCTTTAAGGCTCTTGCTTCCCTTCCTCCAGGGGTGAGATTCCTCAAGCACCTTCCACCCCACTCTTGCATGCTCCCAGAGCCCCTGAGAATCCCTCCTCTTACCAGGCAGgggctccggcccctgatttccaCCCCTCCATGACAGCCAGAGCTTTTCAAAAGGCAAATGTGTCTGCATTCCCTGTCTAAACACCATGAGGACTCCCCAGAGTTCTAGAAACACAGTCCAAGACACTTTAGGGTGGCCTTTTTGAAGCTTTCCCATCTGCCTGCtgacctccctccctctctgggtCCTCTGCCAGGACCACTTCCCCTGTTTGTTAACTGCATTCAGAGCCAGGGTGGGGGGGAGGGCTGGGCCCGGACTCTGTTACCCCTTCTCCATGATCACTGCCCacctttggggccacacaggctGCTGTAGGCAGGGCTGGGTCTTCCACCTATCTACTGAGTTCAAGCATTTTCCATGAGATGGGGTGCTCAGAAGAACTGGGCCTCCCTCAGCTGCTCAGAGGCGTCCTCCAGTCTAGGCTATGCCTCTCTCCATAACTGAGAGGCCCCCTCGAGACTGACATGGTCTCCTCCATCACTctggacgcgggggggggggggggggggggggggggggggggggggggggggggggggggaggggggggagggggaagaaacTCCATCAGAGCTTCCTTTTCTTACTGCCTCAAAATTCTGCCCCCCCCACCCTGCCTTGGCAACCCTCACTATGTGGGGAGGGATATGAAAGATAGTGCCCCCTCCCCACTGTCCCTATGCCTGAGTTTTGGTTGGGGCTCTGCTGGGGCCCTTCCAGATAGCTGAGTTCAGGAAGGcttgtttgctgttctttctgggAAGAGTCGGTCTCCAGCAATTTTCCCAACAACCACTCACCAGAGGTCCTGGCCAGGCCACCTGCAGAGGCTGAGTAGCTCTGACCAGCTCCTGGGACAGCCTCAAAGAGGGCACAGTCCTAGGGCCAGAACCCTGCAGTCTCAGTAGTAGCTGCTAGCCAAAGCCCAGCTGGCTGGAGTAGGAGATGGGACCTGCCCAAGAGAATCGTGGAAGGTCCTGCCAGCAGGGCTGACTAGAGCcagattatgtgtgtgtgtgtgtgtgtgtgtgtgtgtgtgtgttgtctccCAGCCCATGTGGGTGGCTGTGAACTCTGCGGTGGTGACCCAGTCCTCCTAAAGAAATCCTGTTCCCTTGTGGTCAGTTTCACTTTGACATATGGTCCAGTTCACAGCTGGCAGGCTTCCTGCCTGACTGTTTTCACTTTTCCTTTCCACGATCTGGGGAGTAAAAGGCCTCCACTATCAGCCTTCTCCTGAGAGTTTGCTGGGTTTTTGTGTAGACACCCCCCCATTGCCAAGTGGTAGGGAACAGGACACGAACTCGGGGAGCTGGACCTGGTTCCAACGCAGATGCGGCCCCAGCGAACAAcacatcattttctttctttgctatttAATGTTCACTTATGTTTTATGTGGAGGTTTCGGAAGGGCCCAAGAAAAGATTATACAGGATGCACGGGGCAGGTGAGGGGGGACTGGCAGGGAGTGTGGGGCTCACGCAGCCCCAAATTGGGAGAGGAAGGGTTCCATCTCAACCCAAAAGGGAACAGGAGGGGCCCCAGAACCAAACACATGCGGAAACATACTTGCAAGCCCCTAACCCCCTCCCCAGCCGCCAGGGAGGAAAAGAAATCGCCCCCCACTGGGCCCACTCTCCAGCACAGGTGAGTGTTCTTGTCCCTTTGCAGCTGAGGTCGAAGACACACCGGCTACATACAAGGTTCCCCATGCCTTCCACCGGGCTGGGAACAGCctgggtgggagggtgggggtgTTGCTCATGCACCCCCTGCCCAGGCTGGATCATGCTTAATACAGGGGAGCTGCTCTTATTCCAACATCAAGCGATACAGAACAGGCCAGGGCGGGACCTTGCGGCCCCTTTCTGGCACCAAGCTAGGGAAAAATTAGTCCTTCACAGAATGCGTTGAAGTTGGGAGAGGCCCTGGCCGGGCCACCAGCTCACTCATTCCCTCCTTCACCCCCTTTTCTCCATCAGAACCTTGGGGGCCCAGTCCAACCCAGGCTtgcagggaaggggaggggagcaTTCCTCCACGTGCAGCCTCTGGAAGACAAGACGCCAGCTCGGGTCTCCGTGGTCCTTGGCCCGCCAAACTGGGGGCGAGAAAGACAGTGGAGCTCGACTCCCTCCGAAGCTCCTCTGGCAGCTGCCCCAGGCAGGATCCTGTCCAACTGAGGAGGAACTGGTGGAGGAAGGCAGATTTCTCATCATGTCCGTGTGTGTCTGTTCCAGGTGGGGGGTCCTTTAGTTGCGGTCTGTGTTGGGTTCAGGCCAGCACCCAAGTGACAGGCACCAACCACCGGTGGTACCTCAACAACACCCCACAGACCTGATCCATGACCCATGACAGACCCATGAACCAGGCCTTGAATAAAGCATCTCCTCTCTACTAGTTTGGAGAGACTAGATGGTGGGATGGGGAGGTCAGGGGACCCACAGTGAGCTTCAGGGAACCCTCTGCTCCTGAATCAGAAACAAACCTGAGTCCTGTGTCCCAGGTTTCAATGGTGGCCAGCCCACACTTGGCCTTCTCATGGCTGGGCAGCTTTGAGCAAGCACTGCCCCTTGGGGCCTGACTATCCTGCTTAAAAATGAGAGTGATGGACTGGATTTCAACCCCCTTTCAGCTGGCAAGACCTCGATTCCTTCCACCTTAGACCAGAGGAGAGTGGGAAGTAAGATTCAATGGTGTCTGTTTTAGCAAGGACACCTGGGCTCCCCAAGTTCACAGTGTAGATAGAGTCCAAATCTCTGTGTCTCAGTCAGTCCTTCTGATTCTCTGGGGCCTAGTCAGGACCCCCTACATCACCCCCGGTGTCAACCCCCTAGAATGACACCTGCTAGGTGGGAGGGACTGGCCCACCGAGTTGGGGAGGGACTGGGAGCCAAAAGGCCTGAGAtggtggggggggcagagagacagggagaaggGTTAGGGGCACTTCTGGTGCTGGAGAGGGAGGGCGACCACCCCGGAGTGGGGTCAGGGCTGCGTTCTCAGGGAAAGCCCTGCCGGGTGTTCAGCTCTGGCTGGCCCACAGGCGCTGACGGGAGCCTTGGCAGCGGCGGTGGTCATGGTCGGAATGTGGGGGCAGGACTGGGGGCTCACACTGGGGACGTGGCCGTGGACTCGCTGCACAGGCTCTCCACGATATCGGCTCTCTGGAGGTGGCGCAGGGCGGCCAGAAAGGCCTCGAGCGTGGCGCTGTCCTGGGCACCCCAGCTGTTGAGCAGGGCACGCACCGGGCATTTCTCGTGAGTGAAGGAGTCTATGTGCTCCTGCGGGTAGCCAAGCTCACGGGCCAGGTGCCGCCAGGTGTCCCCCGCCGAGCCTATGAGCAgcttctccacctcctcctgcTTGGCCAATGGCAGGCTTCTGTACAGGCCGCTGTCACCTTTGAGAGCTGCCAAGAACCCAGGGAGGGGGGGTCAGCCAACACCCAAGGGACACCCGGAACTTCTAGGTAAGACCCAAAAGAAACCCAGACATTTCTCCTCCCAAGCTGGGGATCCAAGATGAGGTCCATGCAGAGAGGAGGATACTGACTCATGCTCCTCCTCTGCTTCCCCCAACCCCCAGTTAATCAAGGCTCAGAAGGAGCCGGACTCACAGACTCCCCTGCAGCCAGTGGCCTGGAGCCAGGCTGTAGGCCCTCATTAGGGGATTCATCAACTACTTGTTTCCCCCAGAAGTCTAGGGCAGGAGGCTAATTGCAGCCACTTTGGAGACTAATTAACCCCAGGGAGGACAATTTTCTGATGAGCCTGGATGGTCCAATTTCTCCAGGCCTTTAGGAAAGGACCTAGCAGTCTGAGCCCCGCATGCAGCCCATGCTCCCACCCTCCTGCCAGTCCTCTGATAGGTCGGTCGGTCCAGCGGGCCCTCCAGGCTGTCTGATCTGCCCTGTGCCCAGCTCACCCTGGCCCGAGGCTGTCTGCGTGTGGGACTGCTGGTCGTGCAGGCTCTGGCTGTCCACCGAAATGCCACTATCACTGTGGAGCTTCTCTCCCTCTGGTGGGGGCGTCTGGTTGGCCGGCCGACTGTCTGCCCCTTGCTTATTCTGCTTACAGCTGTTCCACCTGGAGCCAGGGTCCACCGTGAGCCGGTGAGGGTCATGCTGACCCCACCAAAGCTCTAAGTGTTCTGATAGGGGTGAGGGGGGGCAAGGCATTGGATGTGCCCTGACTTTAGCTCCTGCTATCTAAGGGCAGAGTTTGGTATCTCTACAAGCCTTCAGTATGGGTCCTTGGAAtgaatagggcataaataaaTCCGGGACTTTCCAGAAactccatctttttttgttttgtcttttgggtcagactcagcaatgctcaggaattactcctgacaggctcaggggaccataaaggatgccaaggattaagccCGGgcctgccatgtacaaggcaaatgccctgcccactgtgctatcgctccagccccccaaaaaatccactTTTCCTACTCTTCTGCCTTTCTAAACTACTCCCACATGTGTGCAGTATAACAATGCAAGGATTATAAGCAATGAGAACAACCTGGAAACAAACCCAACACCCATCAATAGCAGATTAGCTAAATCAGTTATGATCTGTCTGTGTTATTGAATGAGCGGTTACAAAGGACCAGATAATCCATACATTCTGAGGAATGTTCTGAGGGAGATTAGGTGAAAGTAGAAAAGGTTGTGTGAGCCCCCTGACAATTCAAAGAATGTGTTTATGTGTAACTCCCCAAAAGGTTTCTGTACATGTTTATAAAGGCCGGGCCAGGCTGGAAAGGATCCATTCCATATTCCAGTGACGAGTCAGACAGGAATGGAGAGACAGAAAAGGAGATTTAgacttgggggccacactcagtggcttaGGGGGCTACTCAAACCTCATGGATCACTTTCAgcactcaggggatcatgtggaacCAGTGATTGAACCGGGGTGTCCCACATGCCACGCATGCACTTAGCCCATCCAGCTATCTCTTCAATTCTCAACTTTTCTTGCTTTTAGAGACaccaattttattttcagttgacCAAATAAAAAGAGATTACTTTGATAATTTTTGTGTGCctggtgccaggaatgaacctcAGGTCTCCTTGATGCAAAACATGTGTTTTACTGCTGAGCCATGTCCCTGGCcccatgattttttgtttgttttttggggtcagatccagaggtgttcagggatcactactcaGAGGATTCCAagtaccatatggaatattggggactgaacccaggttggccatgtgcaaggccaacttGCCCTACTTGCAGTCattactaccactctggccccattttttttttaaatgtgaaattcAGCTTGGATATTCAGtaaataaggcacttgtcttataaACCATcggccaagtttgatccccagcaccatatatgattcttggagcctcatcaggagtgatccttaaacacagctgggatcaaaacaaaaaaggaattcttggggcaagagtgatagcactgtggtcaATACAGGACCAAAccgggttcaaatcctgacatcccatatggtcccccaagcctgccaggagtgacttctgaactcatagctaggagtaatccctgagtgccgccagttgtgacaaaaacaaaagcaggaaTTCTTGTACCTTCAGGATTTCTGATCATGGGTACTAGAGAAGCTAAGGTTGATGGGTAGAAGAAGAGACACAGGAACATTCAGGTAACAGTGGGGAATGGGGCTGTGAAAGGAGGACTCAGCAGCTGATCGAGAAAGTTCTGTGCACAGCTGAGGGTAGTCATAGAGGGGAAGCAGTGGGTTAGGGGCACCAGGACAGGTAGAAcatcctttccctctcctctgacCATGACTTAGAGTATGGTGCTACTGGTGGGAGGCAGGAGTTTGGCTTGGGTTGAGCGCAAATATGTGCCAAGTGCAGgccaaggtcccagtgaaacccTACAGGACCTACTCTCTGCCTTTTATGCCCTGTCACCTccatgtttgtttggtttgagccacacccactaATACTGGTAGATGGGATCATATGGTGATAGGGTTGGAACTGGAACCTCCCACGTACCGAACACGAACTCAGCCCCTTGGGCCCTCTCACCTCTTGAAGGCAATGTAGGCCACGAGCCCCACCACCACTGCAGCCAGGATGGAGCAATAGACCGGGATGAGGTTGTCTGCAGTGCCCCGGGTCACTACAGGCTGAGAGCTGCCCATCACGGTGGTTGCCACGTCGGCCACTGTGCTGCCGATGAGGTCAGGGTCGGGAGGCATCTCTGGTTCCTGAGTACTGGGGGCCGTGCTGTCAGTGCCATCGGCGGGTGTGGACCTTGGAATCCACCTTCCAGGGATCTCTGAGGAAAAGACAACAGAAGTGAGGGTGCATTCCCCAAAGACACCtccttccc
This genomic interval carries:
- the NGFR gene encoding LOW QUALITY PROTEIN: tumor necrosis factor receptor superfamily member 16 (The sequence of the model RefSeq protein was modified relative to this genomic sequence to represent the inferred CDS: deleted 4 bases in 4 codons) encodes the protein MGAGAFGCAMDGPRLLLLLLLGVRMGAAGEATPGLFIWPCTTHSGECCRTCNLGEGVAQQCGANQTVCEPCPGQLTFSDVVSATEPCKPCTECVGLQSMSAPCVEADDAVCRCAYGYYQDEVTGRCEACRVCEAGSGLVFSCQDKQNTECEECPFGTYSDEANHVDPCLPCTVCEDTERQLRECTRWADAECEEIPGRWIPRSTPADGTDSTAPSTQEPEMPPDPDLIGSTVADVATTVMGSSQPVVTRGTADNLIPVYCSILAAVVVGLVAYIAFKRWNSCKQNKQGADSRPANQTPPPEGEKLHSDSGISVDSQSLHDQQSHTQTASGQALKGDSGLYRSLPLAKQEEVEKLLIGSAGDTWRHLARELGYPQEHIDSFTHEKCPVRALLNSWGAQDSATLEAFLAALRHLQRADIVESLCSESTATSPV